A region of the Patescibacteria group bacterium genome:
ACAAATTTTTATTCTTGATTTTATTTTATCTCTTGCTCCATTGTGGCGCTCGTCTTGCTCGTTTTAATCCTGGTTTTTTTCGTTCTTTTCTTCTTGAGTCTCTTGTTAAAAATCCTTGTTTCCGCAAAGGTTTTCTAAAGTTAGGATTTATTTCCAGCAACGCTCTAGAAATCCCATGCCTTATCGCCTCTGCCTGTCCAACTTTTCCGCCTCCAATTACTTTAGCCCAAATTTTTAATTTTTCGCCCTGCCCCACAAGTTTGAATGGAGCGTAAATAATATTTTGAAGATTTGTTGTTTTAAAATAGTCCCGCATCTTTTTTTTGTTTATTGTTATTTCGCCTTCGCCTTTCTTGTAAATTCGCACTTGAGCCGTTGCGGATTTTCTTCTACCAACAGCGTAAATATATAGTTTTTTATTTTTACTTACATTTTCTTTGCTGTCTGTTTTTTCGGTAATTTTAACCTTTTTCTCTTCTTTTATTGGCTTTTCATTTTTTTTAATTGTTTTTTTATCTGTCATATTTTAAATTTATTTTATTTTTAATCTTTTTATCATATCATTCCTTAATCTGTTTTTAGGAAGCATTTTATAAACAGCCATTTTTAAAATTTCGCCTGGATTTTTATCAAAAATTTCTTTCATTTTTTTTTCTTTTAATCCGCCAGGGTATCCTGAATGTCTGTAATATTTTTTTTGTTCTATTTTTTTACCGGTAAATTTTACATTAGCGATATTTTCAACTTCAACAAAACCGCCTTTATCTTGATTAAATTCAAAATCAGGATTATTTTTTCCGCGCAAAAAAGAGACTATTTGCGTCGCTATCCTTCCAATTGCCTGATT
Encoded here:
- the rpsI gene encoding 30S ribosomal protein S9; protein product: MTDKKTIKKNEKPIKEEKKVKITEKTDSKENVSKNKKLYIYAVGRRKSATAQVRIYKKGEGEITINKKKMRDYFKTTNLQNIIYAPFKLVGQGEKLKIWAKVIGGGKVGQAEAIRHGISRALLEINPNFRKPLRKQGFLTRDSRRKERKKPGLKRARRAPQWSKR
- the rplM gene encoding 50S ribosomal protein L13; translated protein: MTNRKIYKIDATNQAIGRIATQIVSFLRGKNNPDFEFNQDKGGFVEVENIANVKFTGKKIEQKKYYRHSGYPGGLKEKKMKEIFDKNPGEILKMAVYKMLPKNRLRNDMIKRLKIK